From a region of the Streptomyces tirandamycinicus genome:
- a CDS encoding DUF1152 domain-containing protein, producing the protein MTRLIVAAGGGGDAVAAAMLHAALYGDQDQAVIVTYAWDRLLIDPLPGPRRPADFTGLERLTPAVWRVPAQARPIAPAGSTLPRLAADLPHTFALLDPYQGAEGLTHQLEDLVSHLEPESIDLLDVGGDILARGDEPTLRSPLADALALAACCQVNAPVRLLVAGPGLDGELLPADLSDMLGSVVHTFTASEAETISPVLEWHPSEATGVLAATARGARGICEIRDAGLPVPLTDDSPTVHEVDLDDAVSRNQLARAIMATEHLDEAEAYSREICGYSEIDYERNKALWLKDQQPAALDPSAIWPQLDQFEAEARARSITHTTFRRITEALNLSGSQRDDLRRLLINSRPEQYDAPLWLIPIAAE; encoded by the coding sequence ATGACGCGGTTGATCGTCGCAGCAGGAGGAGGGGGCGACGCAGTCGCCGCCGCCATGCTCCACGCCGCCCTCTACGGCGACCAGGACCAAGCGGTGATCGTCACGTACGCATGGGATCGCCTCCTGATCGACCCGCTACCAGGTCCGCGGCGCCCCGCCGACTTCACCGGCCTGGAGCGCCTCACCCCGGCCGTGTGGAGAGTGCCGGCGCAGGCCCGGCCGATCGCACCAGCAGGTTCCACTCTCCCTCGACTGGCGGCGGATCTCCCCCACACCTTCGCGCTGCTCGACCCCTACCAGGGAGCCGAGGGACTCACCCATCAACTTGAGGATCTGGTGAGCCACTTGGAGCCCGAGTCGATCGATCTTCTGGACGTGGGCGGCGACATCCTCGCTCGCGGCGACGAGCCGACACTGAGGAGCCCACTCGCCGACGCCCTCGCCCTGGCAGCCTGCTGCCAGGTGAACGCGCCCGTCCGACTGCTGGTCGCGGGGCCAGGCTTGGACGGCGAGCTTCTGCCGGCCGATCTTAGCGACATGCTGGGCTCCGTCGTCCACACCTTCACTGCCAGCGAAGCGGAGACGATCAGCCCGGTTCTGGAGTGGCACCCGTCTGAAGCGACCGGGGTCCTCGCGGCGACGGCCAGGGGTGCGCGAGGCATCTGCGAGATCCGGGACGCGGGGCTCCCCGTACCGCTCACGGACGACAGCCCCACGGTGCACGAGGTCGACCTGGACGACGCCGTCAGCCGTAACCAGTTGGCCCGAGCCATCATGGCGACCGAGCACCTGGACGAGGCCGAGGCCTACAGCCGGGAAATCTGCGGCTACTCGGAAATCGACTACGAACGCAACAAGGCCCTGTGGCTGAAAGATCAGCAGCCCGCGGCTCTGGACCCGTCCGCAATCTGGCCCCAGCTCGACCAGTTCGAGGCCGAAGCCCGCGCCCGCAGCATCACCCACACGACGTTCCGCCGTATCACCGAGGCCCTGAACCTCAGCGGCTCCCAGCGCGACGACCTACGACGACTCCTCATCAACAGCCGGCCGGAACAGTACGACGCGCCACTGTGGCTCATCCCCATAGCCGCTGAGTAA
- a CDS encoding GntR family transcriptional regulator has translation MPQIEEAQPKYLQIAHHIRDQILRGDLRPGDEVPSERQLAADWKVSRPTAARSLEALSHQGLVEKRQGSGTYVRSLEVNRRARELYGRARQTGKIYTPGEYAVITSAGWLEAPDHVAEALGLVKDRRAVHRRRVTNNQDGPITLSTSWFAPDIGRRAPKLTDPERIQEGTLMYVERMTGRQGSYAEDRMCARGATDEEAADLRLEPGSAVLIVHHVVFDLQDRPLEFAEATYPPHRWAFEQGYPLT, from the coding sequence ATGCCTCAGATCGAAGAGGCTCAACCGAAGTATCTCCAGATCGCTCACCACATCCGTGATCAGATCCTTCGGGGCGACCTGCGGCCGGGTGACGAGGTCCCTTCGGAACGGCAGCTCGCTGCGGACTGGAAGGTGTCCCGGCCCACGGCCGCGCGGTCCCTGGAGGCGCTGAGTCATCAGGGACTGGTCGAGAAGCGTCAGGGCTCGGGGACGTACGTGCGCAGTCTCGAAGTGAACCGACGGGCGCGGGAGTTGTACGGGCGTGCCCGGCAGACCGGGAAGATCTACACGCCCGGCGAGTACGCGGTGATCACTTCCGCCGGCTGGCTGGAGGCTCCGGACCACGTCGCCGAGGCGCTGGGCCTGGTGAAGGATCGTCGAGCCGTGCACCGCCGGCGCGTGACGAACAACCAGGACGGCCCGATCACGTTGTCCACCTCGTGGTTCGCGCCGGACATCGGCCGGCGGGCGCCCAAGCTCACGGATCCCGAGCGGATCCAGGAAGGGACGCTGATGTACGTGGAGCGGATGACGGGGCGTCAAGGCAGCTATGCGGAGGATCGCATGTGCGCTCGGGGCGCCACCGACGAGGAGGCGGCCGACCTGCGGCTGGAGCCGGGATCCGCGGTCCTCATCGTCCATCACGTCGTCTTCGACCTCCAGGACCGCCCCCTGGAGTTCGCCGAAGCCACCTACCCGCCGCACCGCTGGGCCTTCGAGCAGGGCTACCCACTGACCTGA
- a CDS encoding ATP-binding protein has translation MAYTIDRYPCQDSPRLGAMTLHPEPQSVPRARRWFRKFIAPYNPACSVDDCTLMISELVTNAILYGQADDPWLVRVEWYREGTALRVDVHNPGFPVNVRVRHPEANDAHGRGLLLVDSIADSWRSGPSRHGGTVVSFVVADAWPA, from the coding sequence ATGGCCTACACGATCGACCGCTACCCCTGCCAGGACTCGCCGCGGCTCGGCGCGATGACCCTGCATCCGGAACCCCAGTCGGTGCCCCGCGCCCGGCGCTGGTTCCGGAAGTTCATCGCTCCGTACAACCCGGCCTGCTCCGTCGACGACTGCACTCTGATGATCTCGGAGTTGGTGACCAACGCCATCCTGTACGGGCAGGCGGACGACCCCTGGCTGGTGCGGGTCGAGTGGTACCGCGAGGGAACCGCGCTCCGCGTCGACGTGCACAACCCGGGCTTCCCCGTGAACGTGCGGGTGCGGCACCCCGAAGCGAACGACGCTCACGGGCGGGGGCTGCTCCTGGTCGACTCCATCGCCGACTCCTGGCGCTCCGGTCCCAGCCGGCACGGCGGCACGGTCGTCTCCTTCGTGGTCGCCGATGCCTGGCCGGCGTAA
- a CDS encoding GntR family transcriptional regulator: MTYEVEPPKYLRLAQTLQRRIEDGTYAPGTRVPSENQLVQTFGMSRPTVVRALELLKRDGWLESRQGYGTTVRGRPEVVEQKDRRGRGALERDESHAAGRLIEVGHVPVPPRVASALGLPKRTEVLLRRFLVEEDGEAVELVSSYFPADLAEGTELGSGEPLGESAREHLEARKKIRFDHVVERVSARLPDAGEAVVLDLPDGVPVLSVLVVACDASGRSLQVSELLLPADRQELEDTYRLN; the protein is encoded by the coding sequence GTGACCTATGAAGTGGAGCCACCGAAGTACCTGCGCCTTGCGCAGACGCTTCAGCGTCGCATCGAAGACGGCACGTACGCGCCCGGCACCCGAGTGCCCAGCGAGAACCAGCTGGTGCAGACGTTCGGAATGTCCCGTCCGACCGTCGTCCGGGCCCTGGAGCTCCTGAAGCGGGACGGCTGGCTGGAGTCCCGGCAGGGATACGGGACGACCGTCCGGGGCCGCCCGGAAGTCGTCGAGCAGAAGGACCGGCGGGGGCGTGGGGCGCTTGAGCGCGACGAGTCGCACGCCGCGGGCCGCCTGATCGAAGTCGGGCATGTGCCTGTCCCACCGCGAGTCGCCTCGGCGCTCGGCCTGCCGAAGAGGACCGAGGTCCTCCTGCGCCGCTTCCTGGTGGAAGAGGACGGCGAGGCGGTGGAACTGGTCTCGTCGTACTTCCCCGCCGACCTGGCGGAAGGCACTGAGCTGGGGTCCGGCGAACCCCTGGGCGAGAGTGCGCGCGAACACCTCGAAGCCCGGAAGAAGATCCGCTTCGACCATGTCGTCGAGCGTGTGTCCGCTCGGCTGCCCGACGCGGGTGAGGCCGTCGTACTGGATCTGCCGGACGGTGTTCCCGTGCTGAGCGTGCTGGTCGTGGCGTGCGACGCGTCGGGCCGGTCGTTGCAGGTCTCAGAGCTTCTGCTGCCGGCTGACCGGCAGGAACTCGAAGACACGTACCGCCTGAACTGA
- a CDS encoding FtsK/SpoIIIE domain-containing protein encodes MTDLVTWAELGGSLAAIGGAAYVRHVYPAAYWSMVGLPLAVARLLASYSSTMDACGLTVEPPRWRALAVRATTRREVRPVHPRRGVIRPTTTGLRMRLRLAPGQEPADVAASAERLRHAWGVHAVYVRDVKPGVVELRLVGFDVLRKVRMPRRLDGGPLQIPVALREDATAFVRDYRTVPHELVLGATLSGKSMYLRNLLTGLAAQPVVLVGIDCKRGVELAPFAPRLSALATDPDQAAELLPALVKEMEDRYDLIKARQGIAPGTPEELITSDIWGLPEGERPSPIALFIDEVAELFLVATRKEEERRDEMVTQLIRLAQLGRAAGIYLEVCGQRFGAELGKGATMLRAQLTGRVCHRVNDEASAKMALGDIAPEAVLAACAIAPELPGLAVVGDTSGGWSRIRTSYLSLADAAAICRATADLAPDVPALDPFRPYLAPMPVEASGPAAAPRPVTE; translated from the coding sequence GTGACGGACCTGGTGACGTGGGCCGAGCTGGGCGGTTCGCTCGCTGCGATAGGCGGCGCCGCCTACGTCCGGCACGTCTACCCGGCGGCGTACTGGTCCATGGTCGGGTTGCCGCTCGCGGTGGCCCGGCTGCTGGCCTCGTACTCCTCGACCATGGACGCCTGCGGCCTGACCGTCGAGCCGCCCCGGTGGCGGGCGCTGGCCGTCCGGGCGACCACCCGGCGTGAGGTCCGGCCGGTGCATCCGCGTCGGGGCGTCATCCGGCCCACGACGACCGGACTGCGTATGCGGCTGCGATTGGCTCCCGGCCAGGAGCCGGCGGACGTGGCGGCCTCCGCGGAACGCCTCCGGCACGCCTGGGGCGTCCACGCCGTGTATGTGCGGGACGTCAAGCCCGGGGTCGTCGAACTGCGGCTCGTCGGCTTCGACGTACTGCGGAAGGTACGGATGCCCCGTCGGCTCGACGGCGGCCCGCTGCAGATCCCGGTGGCGTTACGGGAGGACGCGACCGCGTTCGTACGCGACTACCGGACCGTGCCGCATGAGCTGGTCCTGGGCGCCACGCTCTCGGGCAAGTCCATGTACCTACGGAACCTGCTGACCGGTCTGGCTGCCCAGCCGGTGGTCCTGGTCGGGATCGACTGCAAGCGCGGGGTCGAACTGGCGCCCTTCGCGCCCCGGCTCTCCGCTCTGGCGACCGACCCGGATCAGGCGGCCGAACTGCTTCCCGCGCTGGTGAAGGAGATGGAAGACCGGTACGACCTGATCAAGGCCCGGCAGGGCATCGCACCCGGCACGCCCGAGGAGCTGATCACCTCGGACATCTGGGGCCTGCCGGAAGGCGAACGCCCGTCCCCGATCGCGCTGTTCATCGACGAGGTGGCCGAACTCTTTCTCGTCGCCACCAGAAAGGAGGAGGAACGGCGGGACGAGATGGTCACCCAGCTCATCCGGCTCGCCCAACTGGGCCGGGCCGCCGGAATCTACCTCGAAGTCTGCGGACAGCGCTTCGGCGCCGAGCTGGGCAAGGGCGCGACCATGCTCCGGGCACAGCTCACCGGCCGCGTCTGCCACCGCGTGAACGACGAAGCCTCCGCGAAGATGGCGCTCGGCGACATCGCCCCGGAAGCCGTCCTCGCGGCCTGCGCCATCGCACCCGAACTGCCCGGCCTCGCCGTCGTCGGCGACACCTCCGGCGGCTGGTCCCGCATCCGCACCTCCTATCTCTCGCTCGCCGACGCCGCGGCCATCTGCCGCGCCACGGCTGACCTCGCCCCCGACGTACCGGCGCTCGATCCCTTCCGCCCATACCTAGCGCCGATGCCGGTCGAGGCGTCCGGGCCCGCGGCCGCTCCTCGCCCGGTCACCGAATAG
- a CDS encoding mobile element transfer protein: protein MTTIRRFRRVVRIGPVQVATYYDGRGREKHTAACTAPRCGFATVYDSRAAAELAARTHRCAVR, encoded by the coding sequence TTGACCACCATCCGCCGCTTCCGCCGCGTCGTCCGCATCGGACCCGTACAGGTCGCCACCTACTACGACGGCCGGGGCCGGGAGAAGCACACGGCCGCCTGCACGGCCCCGCGATGCGGCTTCGCCACGGTCTACGACAGCCGCGCCGCCGCCGAGCTGGCCGCCCGTACCCACCGCTGCGCCGTTCGCTGA
- a CDS encoding SpdD protein yields the protein MFRPKLPDIPTPPPTAAPQQTQPPAAAGGRPVAPYLGVGAGAVAAVVVVGVVLTALLAAVAVSAVSVAIAAVVLRSLVTGAHKR from the coding sequence GTGTTCCGCCCCAAACTGCCCGACATTCCGACTCCGCCTCCGACGGCCGCGCCTCAGCAGACGCAGCCTCCGGCCGCCGCGGGTGGCCGTCCGGTCGCCCCGTACCTGGGCGTCGGTGCCGGCGCGGTCGCCGCCGTGGTCGTCGTCGGAGTCGTGCTCACCGCGCTCCTGGCGGCGGTTGCCGTTTCGGCCGTGTCCGTGGCCATCGCTGCCGTGGTCCTGCGCTCCCTCGTCACCGGCGCGCACAAGCGCTGA
- a CDS encoding replication initiator: protein MASLGTLPELARQLSGLGGCTRPVRLDGHRTELAVDRTTGEIGRVLHHLDSSALPAGQLLVRCNNRRATRCAACADAYRRDTYHLITAGLRGGKGTPEQVSTHPRVFATFTAPGFGPVHNRPSSGRHCRCGVRHDDADTALGTPLDPDTYDYEAAVLWNAHAGALWRRFTIYLRREVAKRVGLTQRAFRDHARISFAKVAEYQKRGAVHFHAVIRLDGPEGGDSPAPTWATAELLTDAIRAAAAAARVNGPTVDGRSHTFVFGRQLDVRTIRTADFDGGQELTERAVAAYIAKYATKGAETATGTLDRPLKFLAELAQAQITDHARRMIRTAWALGARPALADLRLRAWAHMLGFRGHFSTKSRRYSTTLGALRDARAEWRRAQAAPPVLQDGETTLVLAHWVFAGTGLSRGEAWLAASLEPAPGTEGEPTHA, encoded by the coding sequence TTGGCCTCTCTCGGCACCCTGCCCGAGTTGGCCCGCCAGCTGTCCGGCCTGGGCGGTTGCACCCGCCCCGTACGTCTCGACGGCCACCGCACCGAGCTCGCGGTGGACCGGACGACGGGCGAGATCGGCCGCGTCCTGCACCACCTGGACTCGTCGGCCCTGCCCGCCGGTCAGCTCCTCGTCCGCTGCAACAACCGCCGTGCCACCCGGTGCGCGGCTTGCGCCGATGCCTACCGCCGCGACACCTACCACCTGATCACCGCCGGGCTCCGCGGCGGCAAGGGCACTCCCGAACAGGTCTCCACCCACCCGCGCGTCTTCGCCACCTTCACCGCTCCCGGCTTCGGCCCGGTCCACAACCGTCCCTCCAGCGGCCGGCACTGCCGCTGCGGCGTCCGGCACGACGACGCAGACACCGCCCTGGGCACGCCCCTCGACCCCGACACCTACGACTACGAAGCGGCCGTGCTGTGGAACGCGCACGCCGGTGCCCTGTGGCGGCGCTTCACGATCTACCTCCGCCGGGAGGTCGCCAAGCGCGTCGGCCTCACACAGCGGGCGTTCCGGGACCACGCCCGGATCTCCTTCGCGAAGGTGGCCGAGTACCAGAAGCGCGGCGCGGTGCACTTCCACGCCGTGATCCGCCTCGACGGCCCGGAGGGCGGTGACTCACCGGCCCCCACCTGGGCCACCGCCGAGCTGCTGACCGATGCCATACGGGCCGCGGCGGCCGCCGCTCGCGTCAACGGTCCGACGGTCGACGGCCGGTCGCACACCTTCGTCTTCGGCCGACAGCTCGACGTCCGCACGATCCGCACCGCCGACTTCGACGGCGGCCAGGAGCTGACCGAGCGAGCCGTGGCGGCGTACATCGCCAAGTACGCCACCAAGGGCGCCGAGACGGCGACCGGCACCCTGGACCGGCCGTTGAAGTTCCTCGCCGAGCTGGCCCAAGCCCAGATCACCGACCACGCCCGGCGCATGATCCGCACCGCCTGGGCCCTCGGCGCCCGTCCCGCACTGGCAGACCTCCGGCTGCGGGCCTGGGCCCACATGCTCGGCTTCCGCGGCCACTTCTCCACCAAGTCCCGCCGCTACTCCACCACCCTCGGCGCGCTCCGCGACGCCCGCGCCGAATGGCGCCGTGCCCAAGCGGCCCCGCCGGTCCTGCAGGACGGCGAAACCACGCTCGTCCTCGCGCACTGGGTCTTCGCCGGCACCGGCCTGTCCCGCGGCGAAGCCTGGCTCGCCGCATCCCTCGAACCCGCCCCCGGAACGGAAGGAGAACCAACCCATGCGTGA
- a CDS encoding helix-turn-helix domain-containing protein — MRDEELLTVADVMARLKVGRSTVYDLIRTRRLPSVAIGRCRRIPASALGDFIAAQMRRAA, encoded by the coding sequence ATGCGTGACGAGGAGTTGTTGACCGTGGCCGATGTCATGGCACGGCTCAAAGTCGGCCGGTCGACGGTCTACGACCTGATCCGCACCCGGCGTCTGCCCTCCGTCGCCATCGGCCGGTGCCGGCGCATTCCGGCATCCGCCCTCGGGGACTTCATCGCCGCACAGATGAGGCGGGCCGCCTGA
- a CDS encoding site-specific integrase: MTKRRSRGDGGLHWDEKRQRWIATANLGFDPSGKRIVKRGSGRTKTEAKNKLKEVLRDHEDGLAIAPTNYTVKDAVTDWLTYGLTGLDLSTVETSTLLSRKHVIPSLGARKLRDLSAEDVDRWLAVKAKTLSTRTLQAIHSCLNRAVKRAMARDKVKRNVVELCSVPQGRAGRPSKALTFVQAEAVLKGAEGTSMYAYIVVALLTGARTEELRALTWDHVFLTGRPDFDPAQPPHIAVWRSVRRSGDTKTRKSRRTLALPARCVEALWQQFEDQGWDRLAAEEKWEEHGLVFSSAVGTPLDAANVRRAFRQALKNVDGIDADEWTPRELRHSFVSLLSDRGVPLEEISRLVGHSGTAVTEEVYRKQIRPVIQTGAVVMDGIFGAQERRP; encoded by the coding sequence ATGACCAAGCGCCGTAGCCGCGGTGACGGCGGCCTGCACTGGGACGAGAAGAGACAACGCTGGATTGCCACGGCGAACCTCGGCTTCGATCCGAGCGGCAAGCGCATCGTCAAGCGGGGGAGTGGCAGGACCAAGACGGAGGCGAAGAACAAGCTCAAGGAGGTACTGCGGGACCACGAAGACGGCTTGGCGATCGCGCCCACCAACTACACGGTCAAGGACGCGGTGACGGACTGGCTCACCTACGGCCTGACGGGCCTCGATCTCAGCACCGTCGAAACGTCCACTCTTCTGAGCCGGAAGCACGTGATTCCGTCGCTCGGTGCTCGGAAGCTCCGTGATCTCAGCGCGGAAGACGTTGATCGCTGGCTCGCCGTCAAGGCCAAGACGCTCAGCACCCGGACCCTCCAGGCGATCCACTCGTGCCTGAACCGGGCCGTAAAGCGGGCCATGGCGCGGGACAAGGTGAAGCGCAACGTCGTCGAGCTGTGCTCGGTGCCCCAGGGCCGGGCGGGTCGCCCGTCGAAGGCGCTCACGTTCGTCCAGGCAGAAGCCGTGCTCAAGGGCGCGGAGGGGACCTCGATGTACGCCTACATCGTCGTCGCGCTGCTGACCGGCGCCCGTACCGAGGAGCTTCGGGCCCTCACCTGGGATCACGTCTTCCTGACGGGCCGGCCGGACTTCGATCCTGCCCAGCCTCCGCACATCGCCGTCTGGCGCTCGGTCCGGCGAAGCGGCGACACCAAGACCCGGAAGTCGCGGCGGACGCTCGCTCTACCGGCTCGCTGCGTGGAGGCTCTGTGGCAGCAGTTCGAAGACCAGGGCTGGGATCGTCTGGCCGCCGAAGAGAAGTGGGAGGAACACGGGCTCGTCTTCTCTTCGGCCGTGGGCACGCCGCTCGACGCGGCCAACGTCCGTCGGGCCTTCCGCCAGGCGCTCAAGAACGTCGACGGGATCGACGCAGACGAGTGGACGCCCCGGGAGCTCCGACACAGCTTCGTCTCGCTGCTCTCCGACCGGGGCGTCCCGCTGGAGGAGATCTCCCGGCTCGTCGGGCACTCCGGGACCGCCGTGACCGAGGAGGTCTACCGGAAGCAGATCCGGCCCGTGATCCAGACCGGGGCCGTGGTCATGGACGGGATCTTCGGAGCGCAGGAGCGGCGGCCATAG
- a CDS encoding response regulator, giving the protein MGELLPLASDLSEEGRALSEALRSIFSGLGISVRRYAARRHRDPGSVSRFLNGSRIPPWEFVADLINDVAEQMGKAPTPDAMNVLREVHRSALKASSAPMHAVQLLEDQLAEADRDARATALQQEMLMEALQARQRRIADLQVQLSESESSRIREGARLTKELELQRVRFDELEAERDQLLEAIRQLEEELVAVQARHLEAESRCDLLEQRLASMEGDSDADPVEARLAEKEPPKSQILIVESDAANATALRATLEPLDQDLVFASTGGEALRLSSQGGVSLIIVSVELQGEMSGYETVAQIKLVPESRDIPVIFLTDMDGGHSSFRGYAAGGVDYLVRPVDPWVLRAKAAVFVELHWKTAYMREAEGLIRVLEANSRERGSS; this is encoded by the coding sequence ATGGGAGAATTGCTGCCGTTGGCGAGCGATCTTTCTGAAGAAGGGCGAGCATTATCTGAAGCCCTTAGGAGTATTTTTTCTGGTCTCGGTATCTCGGTGCGTCGGTACGCAGCTAGGCGACATCGCGACCCAGGCTCGGTGTCGCGCTTCTTGAACGGCTCACGGATCCCGCCTTGGGAGTTCGTTGCCGATCTGATTAACGACGTCGCGGAGCAGATGGGGAAGGCCCCCACCCCTGACGCGATGAATGTGTTGCGTGAAGTGCACAGGAGCGCCTTGAAAGCAAGTAGCGCACCGATGCATGCAGTTCAACTTCTTGAGGACCAGTTGGCCGAGGCTGACCGCGATGCGCGAGCAACTGCCCTGCAGCAAGAAATGCTGATGGAAGCCCTTCAGGCGCGTCAGCGCCGTATCGCAGACCTGCAAGTTCAGCTCAGCGAGTCCGAATCCTCAAGAATTCGAGAGGGCGCGCGACTAACTAAGGAGCTGGAACTTCAACGGGTGAGGTTTGACGAGCTCGAAGCTGAGCGTGATCAACTCTTGGAGGCGATCCGCCAGCTTGAAGAAGAGCTAGTCGCGGTACAGGCGCGCCACTTGGAGGCAGAGAGCCGGTGCGACCTACTAGAGCAGCGGCTCGCGTCCATGGAAGGCGATTCTGATGCTGACCCTGTGGAAGCTCGGCTTGCGGAGAAGGAGCCGCCCAAGTCGCAAATATTGATCGTGGAATCTGACGCTGCGAACGCAACTGCCTTGAGAGCAACCCTGGAGCCGTTGGATCAGGATCTAGTTTTCGCTTCTACAGGAGGGGAGGCACTCCGCCTTAGTTCGCAAGGCGGCGTCTCCCTGATTATTGTCTCGGTGGAGCTTCAAGGCGAGATGAGTGGATACGAGACTGTTGCTCAAATCAAACTCGTACCGGAATCCAGGGATATTCCGGTCATCTTTCTCACAGACATGGACGGGGGGCATAGCAGCTTTCGTGGCTATGCCGCTGGCGGCGTTGACTATCTAGTTAGACCGGTCGATCCATGGGTGTTGCGTGCGAAGGCTGCCGTCTTTGTCGAACTTCATTGGAAGACGGCCTACATGCGAGAAGCTGAGGGGTTGATTCGAGTGCTCGAAGCGAATTCGAGGGAAAGGGGTAGTTCGTAA